In Numidum massiliense, a single genomic region encodes these proteins:
- the cysK gene encoding cysteine synthase A, giving the protein MRHIANNVQELIGRTPMIRIRHFSLPHGVNLYAKLEMFNPGGSVKDRLGVALIKAGEKSGALVPGGTIIEPTAGNTGIGLALAAVGTTYRVIFVVPEKFSQEKQQLMRALGAEVVNTPTQLGMKGAIAHAQKLTEEIPNAYCPQQFGNPANPEAHYLTTGPEIWEQLEGSVDVFVAGAGSGGTFMGAARFLKEQREDVRTVIVEPEGSVINGGEAGSHRTEGIGMEFLPDYMDRSYFDDVHTITDEDAFYYVRELAKREGLLVGSSSGAAFAAALREAQQAKVGTNIAVIFPDGSERYLSQNIYDFPS; this is encoded by the coding sequence ATGAGGCATATCGCAAACAACGTTCAGGAACTGATCGGCCGTACGCCGATGATCCGCATACGGCATTTTTCTTTGCCCCATGGGGTTAACCTTTATGCTAAATTGGAAATGTTCAATCCGGGAGGAAGTGTGAAAGACCGTCTTGGCGTCGCGCTCATAAAAGCGGGGGAAAAAAGTGGCGCCCTCGTCCCGGGAGGTACCATTATTGAGCCGACAGCTGGAAATACCGGTATAGGCCTAGCGTTGGCCGCAGTCGGGACAACGTATCGCGTCATCTTCGTCGTCCCAGAAAAGTTTTCACAAGAGAAGCAACAACTAATGCGCGCTTTAGGTGCGGAAGTCGTCAATACGCCGACGCAGCTCGGGATGAAAGGGGCAATCGCACACGCGCAAAAGTTAACAGAGGAAATCCCGAACGCCTATTGTCCGCAGCAATTCGGTAACCCGGCCAACCCCGAGGCACACTATCTAACGACCGGACCTGAAATTTGGGAACAGCTGGAGGGCAGCGTCGATGTGTTCGTCGCGGGTGCCGGCTCGGGCGGAACGTTTATGGGCGCCGCGCGCTTTTTAAAAGAGCAGCGAGAAGACGTCCGAACCGTCATCGTCGAGCCGGAAGGATCGGTCATAAACGGCGGCGAAGCGGGGTCACACCGGACCGAAGGGATTGGCATGGAGTTTTTACCCGACTATATGGACCGCTCATATTTTGACGACGTCCATACGATTACCGACGAAGACGCGTTTTACTACGTACGCGAGTTAGCGAAGCGGGAAGGCTTGCTCGTCGGCAGTTCCTCTGGGGCGGCATTCGCTGCGGCGTTACGCGAAGCGCAGCAAGCAAAAGTCGGCACGAATATCGCCGTTATTTTTCCCGACGGCAGCGAGCGCTATTTAAGCCAAAACATTTATGACTTCCCATCTTGA